From Doryrhamphus excisus isolate RoL2022-K1 chromosome 22, RoL_Dexc_1.0, whole genome shotgun sequence, one genomic window encodes:
- the zfyve9a gene encoding zinc finger FYVE domain-containing protein 9 isoform X3 — MENYFQAEAFNLDKVLDEFEQNEDESDSPRLTDAKWTQILAPPTHLLSLNPALAHADLSPRESPLSLKTLPDPPSNADPKRHPGGEPPSWSAEERPADVHSPPLPQPNIGKLVGADDLSPLPVTDCGALENGHPCPDTVLKQTWLRSSAQEVDARAGEPHGEAPTVSRFTFEVGQEQEETLCGEKVDPQGEAATLNGVQADAFTDASQASKVEHVEGCFNGGTDHQDAEEIGSPGKVQAWTNKMSQLQGHSEQLFSLANSLEPENGSRLNIQGTEEEEERLSPSPVPSKEDSVTEEKEMEESKQENGDGSASGGVQPKLNNSCLQPVSVTYGGARPKQPVSLKLQIPQPLAGQVQNQLGPSASSKNKNLDSCRGTPCETTPEVALVNGDNAVLPPPLMLASESPDNDLQAGQHGSLNRKQPSSLGELAPIWVPDSQAPVCMRCDIKFTFTKRRHHCRACGKVFCATCCSLKCKLPYMDRKEARVCVTCHSSLTSALTLESEVAVSNQSPNPNNPAEYCSTIPPMQQAQASGVLNSPPPTVMVPVGVLKPPGNEASMTREQRRIWISDGVLPNGDAEESPKPPASTPSQSQAVSAYASKISRSELEEATPAPVCPLGSPVGSALSLIPEDGLPPILISTGVKGGTGGHITDYAVEERPSEMVLMQQLEEGGPDPLVFVLNANLLAMVKLVNYVNRKCWYVTTKGMHAVGQAEVVILLQCLPDEKTFPKDIFTHFVHLYQEALSGNVLSHLSHSFFTQSFLGSKEHGGFLYISPSFQSLQDLLLPNPPFLFGVLIQKWETPWAKVFPIRLMLRLGAEYRFYPCPLFSVRFRKPLFGETGHTIMNLLADFRNYQYALPVVKGLVVDMEVKKTSIKIPSNRYNELMKAMNKSNEHVLAMGACFNERADSHLVCVQNDDGNYQTQAISIHHQPRKVTGACFFVFSGALKASSGFLAKTSIVEDGVMIQITAETMDSLRQTLRDMKDFSIMCGKADQEENRELVHVQWTEDDHNFNKGVISPIDGRSMESITSVKIFHGSEFKANGKVIRWTEVFFLHSDDQPNGLSDPADHSRLTENVARAFCTALCPHLKLLKEDGMAKLGLRVTLDSDQVGYLAGSNGQPLLPQYLSDLDSALIPIIHGGACQLSEGPVVMELVFYILEIIS; from the exons ATGGAGAATTACTTCCAGGCCGAGGCCTTCAACCTGGACAAGGTGCTGGATGAGTTTGAGCAGAACGAAG ATGAGAGCGACTCCCCCCGTCTCACAGATGCCAAGTGGACGCAGATTCTGGCCCCACCAACTCACCTGCTCTCGCTGAACCCCGCCCTGGCCCATGCAGACCTCAGCCCGAGGGAGAGTCCACTGTCCTTAAAGACCCTCCCCGACCCCCCCTCCAATGCCGACCCCAAAAGACATCCAGGTGGCGAACCTCCTTCGTGGTCAGCGGAGGAGCGGCCGGCTGATGTGCACAGCCCACCGCTCCCCCAGCCCAATATCGGCAAGCTGGTGGGGGCGGACGACCTGTCGCCGCTGCCTGTGACGGACTGCGGTGCCTTGGAGAACGGGCACCCGTGCCCGGATACTGTCCTCAAGCAGACCTGGCTGAGATCTTCTGCCCAGGAAGTTGATGCGCGTGCTGGAGAGCCTCATGGGGAGGCCCCCACTGTGTCCCGCTTCACCTTTGAGGTGggacaggaacaggaagaaaCTCTCTGTGGTGAGAAGGTCGATCCACAAGGGGAAGCAGCTACACTCAATGGTGTCCAAGCGGACGCGTTCACCGATGCGTCGCAGGCATCAAAGGTTGAGCATGTGGAAGGATGTTTCAACGGAGGAACAGACCATCAGGATGCCGAGGAGATTGGAAGTCCTGGAAAAGTTCAAGCGTGGACGAATAAGATGAGTCAACTTCAGGGACATTCCGAGCAGCTCTTCAGCCTTGCAAACAGCTTGGAGCCCGAGAATGGGAGCAGGTTAAATATTCAGgggacagaggaggaggaggagagattGTCTCCTTCACCTGTCCCCTCCAAGGAAGACTCTGTGACCGAGGAGAAGGAGATGGAGGAGAGCAAGCAGGAGAACGGTGACGGGTCAGCATCAGGTGGTGTCCAACCAAAGCTGAACAACAGTTGTCTCCAGCCGGTCAGCGTGACGTACGGGGGAGCCCGACCCAAGCAGCCGGTCAGCCTCAAACTCCAGATCCCTCAGCCTCTCGCAGGACAGGTCCAAAATCAGCTGGGCCCATCTGCCAGTAGCAAGAACAAGAACCTCGACAGTTGCAGAGGAACACCGTGTGAAACCACGCCAGAGGTAGCTCTGGTCAACGGGGACAATGCAGTTCTTCCTCCCCCGCTGATGTTGGCCTCGGAGAGTCCGGACAACGACCTCCAGGCCGGACAGCACGGCTCCCTCAACAGGAAACAGCCCAGCTCATTGGGGGAGCTCGCCCCCATTTGGGTACCCGACTCCCAGGCCCCTGTGTGCATGAGATGTGACATCAAGTTCACCTTCACCAAAAGGAGGCACCACTGCAGGGCGTGTGGCAAG GTCTTTTGTGCGACCTGCTGCAGTCTGAAATGCAAGCTGCCCTACATGGATAGGAAGGAGGCTCGCGTGTGCGTCACCTGCCATTCGTCTCTAACCAGCG CTTTGACGTTGGAGTCGGAGGTCGCCGTCAGCAACCAGAGTCCCAACCCCAACAACCCAGCTGAGTACTGCTCCACCATCCCCCCTATGCAGCAGGCCCAGGCCTCAGGAGTTCTCAATTCGCCTCCTCCCACCGTCATGGTGCCTGTGGGGGTCCTCAAGCCGCCTGGCAACGAGG CATCCATGACACGGGAGCAGAGGAGAATCTGGATTTCTGATGGCGTTCTGCCCAACGGGGACGCAGAAGAGTCCCCGAAACCTCCCGCCTCCACCCCCTCGCAGTCACAAGCCGTCTCGGCGTATGCAAGCAAAATCTCCAGATCAGAGTTGGAAGAG GCCACTCCGGCTCCTGTGTGCCCGCTTGGAAGCCCCGTGGGCAGCGCCCTCAGCCTGATCCCGGAGGACGGGCTTCCTCCCATCCTCATCTCCACCGGCGTCAAAGGAGGTACGGGAGGCCACATCACAG ACTATGCAGTGGAGGAGAGGCCATCAGAGATGGTCCTCATGCAGCAGCTGGAAGAGGGAGGCCCGGACCCGCTGGTCTTTGTCCTCAACGCCAACCTGCTGGCCATGGTCAAGCTTGTCAATT ACGTCAACAGGAAGTGCTGGTACGTGACGACAAAGGGCATGCATGCAGTCGGCCAGGCGGAGGTGGTGATCCTTCTCCAGTGTCTACCTGATGAGAAGACCTTCCCCAAAGACATCTTCACCCACTTCGTGCACCTCTACCAGGAGGCGCTCAGCG GCAACGTGCTGAGCCACCTGAGCCACTCCTTCTTCACGCAGAGCTTCCTGGGCAGCAAGGAGCATGGCGGCTTCCTCTACATCAGCCCCTCCTTCCAGTCGCTGCAGGACCTGCTGCTTCCCAACCCGCCTTTCCTTTTTGGAGTCCTCATCCAGAAGTGGGAGACTCCCTGGGCTAAGGTCTTCCCCATTCGACTCATGCTGCGGCTGGGCGCAGAGTACCGAT TTTATCCATGCCCGCTGTTCAGCGTCCGTTTCCGGAAGCCGCTTTTTGGAGAGACGGGTCACACCATCATGAATCTACTAGCA GACTTCCGCAACTACCAGTACGCATTGCCAGTGGTGAAAGGTTTAGTGGTGGACATGGAGGTGAAGAAGACCAGCATCAAGATCCCCAGCAACCGTTACAATGAG CTGATGAAAGCCATGAACAAGTCTAACGAGCACGTCCTGGCCATGGGGGCGTGCTTCAACGAGAGGGCCGACTCCCACCTGGTGTGCGTGCAGAACGACGACGGCAACTACCAGACGCAGGCCATCAGCATCCATCACCAGCCACGCAAag TGACTGGCGCCTGTTTCTTCGTGTTCAGTGGGGCCCTGAAGGCCTCATCGGGCTTTTTGGCCAAAACAAGCATTGTAGAAG ACGGCGTGATGATCCAGATCACAGCCGAGACCATGGACTCTCTGCGGCAAACACTGAGGGACATGAAGGACTTCAGTATCATGTGCGGGAAAGCCGACCAGGAAGAGAACCGAGAGCTGGTGCACGTGCAGTGGACGGAAGACGACCACAACTTCAACAAAGG TGTCATCAGCCCAATCGACGGCAGATCAATGGAGTCCATCACCAGCGTGAAGATCTTCCATGGCTCAGAGTTCAAAGCCAACGGCAAAGTCATCCGCTGGACGGAA GTGTTCTTTCTTCACAGCGACGATCAACCCAATGGGCTGAGCGACCCGGCCGACCACAGCCGCCTGACGGAAAACGTGGCCAGAGCTTTCTGCACGGCGCTCTGCCCGCACCTCAAGCTGCTCAAGGAGGACGGCATGGCCAAGCTGGGGCTGAGGGTCACGCTGGACTCGGACCAG GTGGGCTACCTGGCAGGAAGTAACGGACAGCCTCTGCTGCCTCAGTACTTGAGTGACCTGGACAGCGCTCTCATCCCCATCATCCACGGCGGAGCGTGCCAACTGAGCGAGGGTCCTGTGGTGATGGAGTTGGTCTTCTACATCCTGGAGATCATCTCCTAG